Genomic DNA from Streptomyces diastaticus subsp. diastaticus:
CCAGAGTCACCTCATCGACGGTGGCCGTGCCGACGACTGGGCAGCGACCTTCACCGCGGACGGCACCTTCACCTCGCCCACCTATCCCGCCCCCGTGACCGGCACCGCCGCGCTGACCGCGTTCGCGAAACGGTTCTCCGCCGACTGCGCCGCCGACGGCGTGGTGCGCCGGCACGTGGTCAGCAATGTGGCCTTGACCGGCGACGACGGAGCCGGGACGCTCCAGGTGGAGGCGTATCTGCAGATCGTCGCGACCCCCGCCGGCGGGACCCCGCACACCGAGCGGTTCACGACCCTCACCGACCGGGTCGTCCAGGACGGCGGCGACTGGCGGATCGCCGCTCGCGTCGTACACCGCGACGGCGCTCCCACCGCCCCCCAGGTCTGACGCCCGGGGCCCCGCGCCCCGGTCTCTGCCCGCACGCACCCCGACCCTTCCACGACGACACCCGGCCCGGCGGCCACCAGCCCGAAGGCCCCGGAGTGTCGGCGAGGGGCACGGGCGCCGGCCGGCGCTACCTCTGGCTGAGGACACCGGTACCCGCCCCGCCCGCCCCGCACCGCCCGGGACGTCCGACAGCGACCGCGCTCCCCCGTCGCCCCACGACCTCCCGTGCCCCACTCAAGCTTCCGCGCGTTCTAAGGACCGACCCATGGCAGACCTGAGAGCCGAACCGACGCCGTCGAACCACTCAGGGGAGGCGTCACCCAAAGTCGGCGAGAACCCCGCCGCCACACTGAAGGTCATCCGGGCGGCGATCCTCGGAACCGTCGTCGAGTACTACGACTTCGGCATCTACGGCTACATGGCGACCCTGCTCTCGGCGCACTTCTTCGTCGAGAGCGACCCGAACACGGCGCTGCTCTCCACCTTCGCCGCCTTCGCCGTCGCCTTCTTCCTCCGGGCCCCCGGAGGCATCCTCTTCGGCCACATGGGCGACAAGTACGGGCGCAAGAAGGCGCTC
This window encodes:
- a CDS encoding nuclear transport factor 2 family protein; amino-acid sequence: MNPHAPAPAASARLAEIHQLYHLQSHLIDGGRADDWAATFTADGTFTSPTYPAPVTGTAALTAFAKRFSADCAADGVVRRHVVSNVALTGDDGAGTLQVEAYLQIVATPAGGTPHTERFTTLTDRVVQDGGDWRIAARVVHRDGAPTAPQV